Proteins encoded together in one Terriglobus saanensis SP1PR4 window:
- a CDS encoding ATP-grasp domain-containing protein, which yields MKKIGVMFGMENTFPGALVEKINSFGYDGISAEFVTIDVVKMAEPSGYDVIVDRISHDIPFYRSYLKNAALSGTQIINNPFWWSADDKFFNYALATKLGVAVPRTVILPSKVMPPDTNDRSFRNVAYPYDWEKSFEYVGFPAFLKPHNGGGWRDVSHVHNREEFFAAYDRSRDLCMTLQAEVNFKEYFRCYVVGQREVRIMPYDPKRPEAERYVMELHTYDPELLVRIERDALTLCQALGYDLNTVEFAVQDGVPYAIDFMNPAPDADLHSIGRESFDWIVNAVAKLAIEKAQTPGRALPEMRWSAFLSGQSALSVTVTPVPKPPAKKAVAKAAVKAATKTVAAKTTGKKSAARVPGKKAPTRVAKPTPPRSGS from the coding sequence ATGAAGAAGATTGGCGTGATGTTTGGTATGGAGAACACCTTTCCCGGAGCTCTCGTGGAGAAGATCAACTCCTTCGGATACGACGGGATCTCCGCAGAGTTTGTAACGATCGATGTCGTGAAGATGGCAGAGCCGAGTGGGTATGACGTAATCGTCGATCGCATCTCGCATGACATTCCGTTCTACCGTTCCTATCTCAAGAATGCGGCCCTTAGCGGGACGCAGATTATCAATAATCCTTTCTGGTGGAGCGCGGACGACAAGTTCTTCAACTACGCTTTGGCGACGAAGCTGGGTGTTGCCGTCCCCCGCACGGTGATCCTGCCCAGCAAAGTGATGCCGCCGGATACGAATGACCGCAGCTTCCGCAATGTGGCTTATCCCTACGACTGGGAGAAGAGCTTTGAGTACGTCGGATTCCCAGCGTTTCTAAAACCGCACAACGGTGGCGGCTGGCGCGATGTTTCGCATGTTCATAACCGCGAAGAGTTCTTTGCGGCTTATGACCGATCGCGCGATCTCTGCATGACATTGCAGGCAGAGGTGAACTTCAAGGAGTACTTCCGCTGTTATGTCGTGGGGCAGAGGGAAGTCAGGATCATGCCTTACGATCCGAAGCGTCCAGAGGCGGAACGATACGTCATGGAGCTGCACACATACGATCCTGAACTCCTTGTGCGCATTGAACGTGACGCGCTCACGCTCTGCCAGGCGTTAGGGTATGACCTGAACACGGTGGAGTTTGCTGTGCAGGACGGTGTGCCGTATGCGATCGACTTCATGAACCCCGCTCCGGATGCTGATCTGCATTCGATCGGCCGCGAAAGCTTTGACTGGATCGTGAATGCCGTGGCGAAGCTTGCGATAGAAAAAGCCCAAACTCCCGGGCGTGCGCTGCCAGAGATGCGATGGTCGGCTTTTCTGAGTGGGCAGAGTGCTCTGTCTGTAACCGTTACACCGGTTCCAAAGCCGCCAGCCAAGAAGGCGGTTGCCAAGGCAGCCGTGAAGGCCGCTACAAAGACGGTGGCTGCAAAGACAACAGGGAAGAAGAGTGCCGCAAGGGTGCCCGGTAAAAAAGCTCCAACACGAGTTGCGAAGCCAACACCTCCGCGGTCGGGGTCGTAA
- a CDS encoding esterase family protein, whose translation MNREYHKWKSGALDREMEMLVFGHAGVPVVVFPTSCGRFYEFEDRGMVHAVSAQIKRGQAQLFCVDSVDSESWYAPEDVPGRWRIARQLQFERYILDEVLPVIRSKNLSPHLAAAGCSFGGYHAANIALRHPETFTAMLSMGGAFDIGRFLRGYYDEDCYLNLPTHFLPNMSDPWYLDKYRHNSYILATGVQDMCWDENEKFAALLRRKGIPVQLDVWQDGAGHDWPWWQKMLAAYL comes from the coding sequence ATGAACCGGGAATATCATAAGTGGAAATCCGGTGCGCTGGACCGGGAGATGGAGATGCTGGTCTTCGGGCACGCCGGAGTTCCGGTCGTGGTCTTTCCTACCTCCTGCGGGCGTTTTTATGAGTTTGAAGACCGGGGGATGGTGCATGCGGTCTCCGCTCAGATCAAGCGCGGACAGGCGCAGCTCTTTTGCGTGGACTCTGTAGACAGCGAGAGCTGGTATGCGCCGGAAGACGTTCCTGGCCGCTGGCGTATCGCACGCCAACTTCAATTTGAGCGGTACATTCTCGACGAAGTGCTGCCGGTCATCCGGTCGAAGAACCTCAGTCCTCATCTTGCTGCAGCGGGATGCAGCTTTGGCGGGTATCACGCGGCGAACATTGCGTTGAGGCATCCGGAGACCTTTACGGCGATGTTGAGCATGGGGGGAGCGTTCGACATTGGCCGGTTTTTGCGTGGGTACTATGACGAAGATTGTTATCTGAATCTGCCGACGCACTTTCTGCCGAACATGAGCGACCCGTGGTATCTCGATAAGTACAGGCACAACAGCTACATTCTGGCGACGGGTGTACAGGATATGTGTTGGGACGAGAATGAAAAATTCGCGGCCCTTCTGAGACGAAAAGGGATTCCCGTGCAACTGGATGTGTGGCAGGACGGTGCTGGCCATGACTGGCCGTGGTGGCAGAAGATGCTCGCGGCCTATCTTTAG
- a CDS encoding alpha/beta hydrolase: MNANPILTQPRELDLTQRNDLDHNSRYRIHHDWSSPYLEHARDVTVYLPEIYDAEPERSFPVLYMHDGQNLFDGRLSYVPGSTWRAGATLDTCIAEGLVEPLILVGIANAGSARMSEYTPVPDPKLGGGGGPLYAKAIVEDLIPWMGSEYRLANEREETGIAGSSLGGLISLWMGFEYPEIFGKVGALSPSLWWNGRSLLSDAGKLALTSRPRIWLDMGLEEGALHLRNTDLLARTLTQRGWVSGRDLHYQRVWQGTHSEASWASRFAEVLSFLHPAPKPSRNSR, encoded by the coding sequence ATGAACGCGAATCCGATTTTGACCCAGCCACGCGAACTCGATCTCACGCAAAGAAACGACCTGGACCATAATTCGCGTTATCGCATCCATCATGACTGGTCTTCGCCCTACCTGGAACATGCGCGCGACGTAACCGTTTATCTCCCAGAGATCTACGATGCCGAACCTGAGCGCAGCTTCCCCGTTCTCTACATGCACGATGGGCAAAATCTCTTCGACGGCCGCCTTTCCTACGTACCGGGATCTACCTGGCGCGCGGGAGCGACCCTTGATACCTGTATTGCCGAAGGTCTCGTGGAGCCGCTGATTCTAGTGGGCATCGCGAACGCCGGAAGCGCCCGCATGTCCGAGTACACCCCCGTCCCGGATCCGAAACTCGGCGGCGGTGGTGGTCCGCTTTATGCCAAAGCCATCGTCGAAGACCTGATTCCGTGGATGGGCAGTGAGTACCGCCTCGCAAACGAGCGGGAAGAAACCGGTATTGCGGGATCGTCCCTGGGAGGCCTGATCTCACTCTGGATGGGATTCGAATATCCCGAGATCTTCGGCAAGGTCGGCGCTCTGTCACCCTCTCTCTGGTGGAACGGTCGCAGCCTGCTCTCCGACGCAGGCAAGCTGGCCCTGACCTCCAGGCCAAGGATATGGCTCGACATGGGTCTTGAGGAGGGCGCGTTGCATCTTCGAAATACCGATCTGCTGGCGCGGACGCTGACCCAAAGGGGCTGGGTTTCGGGTAGAGACCTTCACTATCAGCGGGTCTGGCAGGGAACCCATAGCGAAGCCTCCTGGGCGAGCCGGTTTGCAGAGGTCCTTAGTTTCCTTCATCCCGCCCCCAAACCCTCTAGAAATAGCCGCTAA
- the rpsP gene encoding 30S ribosomal protein S16 → MIRLARFGARKQPYYRIVVIEKDRARNGRSIEVVGTYNPRTEPATVGLKHDRIEYWVANGAQLSDIVAKLVKATPKTEAVTETAAA, encoded by the coding sequence ATGATTCGCCTCGCGCGCTTTGGAGCCCGCAAGCAGCCCTACTACCGCATTGTTGTGATCGAGAAGGATCGCGCCCGCAACGGACGCTCCATCGAAGTGGTTGGAACCTACAATCCCCGCACCGAGCCCGCCACCGTCGGTCTGAAGCACGACCGCATCGAGTACTGGGTCGCTAACGGCGCACAGCTCTCCGATATCGTCGCGAAGCTCGTGAAAGCAACACCGAAAACGGAAGCGGTAACTGAAACCGCCGCAGCCTAA
- a CDS encoding KH domain-containing protein, protein MGSVSGLQALITEIARALVDKADAVEVRAIEENGSVVFRLSVAPEDIGKVIGKQGRTARSLRTILGAASMKSHSRVTLDIVEDSSSAS, encoded by the coding sequence ATGGGCTCAGTATCCGGTCTTCAGGCGCTCATCACCGAAATCGCACGCGCACTGGTCGATAAGGCGGATGCGGTAGAAGTGCGCGCCATCGAAGAAAACGGAAGCGTCGTTTTCAGGCTTTCCGTAGCTCCGGAAGACATCGGTAAAGTCATCGGTAAACAAGGACGAACCGCGCGCTCTTTGCGCACCATCCTTGGAGCCGCCAGCATGAAGTCCCACTCCAGAGTGACGCTGGATATTGTGGAGGACTCCTCTTCCGCCTCGTAG
- the rimM gene encoding ribosome maturation factor RimM (Essential for efficient processing of 16S rRNA) has translation MSEEQNWIVIAHLLRPQGRKGEVLAELLTDFPDRFTERRSVFLLKEGSSPRAATVVDHWMPMGKNAGRVVLHFEGSNSIDDAEKLAGFEVGIPEADRVPLEEGDFYVSDLVGCEIIEQEHVIGIVRDVHFPADANGVRHPEAVPILVVERPDGDELLIPLAKAFLTKPDVANKRIEMTLPDGLLEING, from the coding sequence ATGAGCGAAGAGCAGAACTGGATTGTGATCGCGCACCTTCTCCGTCCCCAGGGACGCAAGGGAGAAGTGCTTGCAGAACTGTTGACCGATTTCCCGGACCGGTTTACCGAACGACGGTCTGTCTTCCTTCTCAAGGAAGGGTCCTCGCCCAGGGCCGCCACCGTGGTGGACCACTGGATGCCCATGGGAAAGAATGCGGGACGCGTCGTGCTTCATTTTGAAGGATCGAACTCCATCGATGATGCAGAGAAGCTGGCTGGATTTGAAGTAGGAATTCCCGAGGCCGACCGTGTCCCTCTCGAAGAGGGCGACTTTTACGTAAGCGATCTGGTCGGTTGCGAAATTATTGAACAAGAACACGTCATTGGCATCGTGCGCGACGTTCACTTCCCCGCGGATGCCAACGGGGTACGCCATCCGGAGGCTGTTCCCATTCTGGTGGTAGAGCGCCCCGATGGAGACGAACTTCTGATCCCCCTGGCCAAAGCTTTTCTCACGAAGCCCGACGTCGCAAACAAGCGGATCGAGATGACTTTGCCCGACGGACTATTGGAAATCAACGGCTAG
- the trmD gene encoding tRNA (guanosine(37)-N1)-methyltransferase TrmD produces the protein MLRFDMITIFPSFFDSIHAVGVVGRGLSAGVAEVQSHDLRQWTSDRHRTVDDRPFGGGEGMVMKPEPIFAAVESLGVAEKSVRDPAKETVILLSAQGTPFTQEVARELATLERIVFICGRYEGVDERVSQMLCDRELSIGDYVLSGGELGAAVILDAVVRLLPGVLGNSDSARFESFGREDHALPLANADAPKAVHGSGGLLDYPHYTRPVEFRGNTVPEVLAGGDHAAIRRWRRQQALLKTKQNRPELLEKAELGAEDLRLLHDDSE, from the coding sequence ATGCTTCGTTTTGACATGATTACGATCTTCCCGAGCTTCTTCGACTCAATACATGCGGTCGGCGTTGTGGGGCGAGGCTTGTCGGCGGGCGTTGCAGAGGTGCAGAGCCACGACCTCAGACAGTGGACCAGCGACCGCCACCGCACCGTAGATGACCGCCCCTTCGGTGGTGGTGAAGGCATGGTGATGAAGCCTGAACCAATCTTTGCAGCAGTGGAGTCGCTGGGCGTTGCGGAGAAGTCTGTTCGCGATCCCGCCAAAGAGACCGTCATCCTTCTTTCGGCGCAGGGAACGCCGTTCACGCAAGAGGTAGCGCGGGAGCTCGCCACCTTGGAGCGCATTGTCTTCATCTGCGGTCGCTATGAGGGAGTCGACGAGCGCGTTTCGCAGATGCTGTGCGATCGGGAGCTCTCGATCGGCGACTATGTTTTAAGTGGGGGAGAACTGGGTGCTGCCGTGATTCTCGATGCCGTCGTGCGGCTGCTCCCAGGTGTGCTCGGGAATTCAGATTCGGCGCGATTTGAGAGCTTTGGTCGTGAAGACCATGCTCTTCCGCTCGCCAATGCAGATGCTCCCAAGGCTGTTCACGGAAGTGGAGGCCTGCTCGACTATCCGCACTACACACGGCCCGTCGAATTTCGCGGAAACACGGTGCCTGAGGTGCTTGCCGGCGGAGATCACGCGGCCATCCGGCGCTGGAGGCGTCAACAGGCCCTTCTGAAGACGAAGCAAAACCGGCCTGAGCTTCTGGAAAAAGCAGAACTGGGCGCGGAAGATCTTCGTCTGCTGCACGACGATTCTGAGTAA
- a CDS encoding NADP-dependent oxidoreductase → MKAMQVNSPASDPTLFPVEVPQPIPGDGEVLIRVYAAGVTPTELLWYPTSHTRTGEPRVGAIPGHEFSGAISAFGKDVQAFHVEQPVFGMNDWFSEGATAEFCLTRPENITAKPASLTHESAATVPIGALTAWQGLFERAKLQPGERVLVQGGAGAVGLFVVQLAHLHGAYVIATASQHSIEFLQQLGADEVFDYQGAPFEDKLEKVDVVFDCVGGETLERSWGVLKPSGRLVTIAAQSEGREDQRVKDAFFIVEPNSKQLAMIAEWIEEKKLETFVGAIVPLKLASDAYRGAIKSNGGHGKIVVSVIPVSGTTN, encoded by the coding sequence ATGAAAGCAATGCAGGTCAACAGCCCAGCCTCTGATCCAACGCTCTTCCCTGTTGAAGTGCCTCAACCCATCCCCGGTGACGGTGAAGTTCTGATTCGCGTTTACGCTGCGGGTGTGACACCGACGGAGCTTCTCTGGTATCCAACGTCGCACACACGCACCGGAGAACCACGGGTCGGTGCCATACCGGGACATGAATTTTCTGGCGCAATTTCCGCTTTTGGGAAGGACGTTCAAGCGTTCCACGTGGAACAACCAGTCTTTGGCATGAACGACTGGTTCTCCGAGGGAGCGACAGCGGAATTCTGCCTTACCCGGCCGGAGAACATCACGGCAAAACCGGCAAGTCTCACACATGAATCCGCGGCGACCGTTCCTATCGGAGCCCTGACGGCGTGGCAGGGATTGTTTGAGCGTGCCAAACTGCAACCGGGAGAGCGAGTTCTGGTTCAGGGCGGAGCAGGAGCCGTAGGTCTGTTCGTGGTTCAGCTTGCACATCTTCACGGTGCTTACGTGATTGCGACGGCGTCTCAGCACAGCATCGAATTCCTACAGCAGCTCGGCGCAGACGAGGTCTTCGACTATCAAGGTGCGCCGTTCGAAGACAAACTGGAGAAGGTCGATGTCGTCTTCGACTGCGTCGGTGGAGAGACCCTCGAACGGTCCTGGGGCGTCCTCAAACCCAGCGGACGCCTGGTCACGATTGCCGCCCAGAGCGAGGGGAGAGAGGACCAACGCGTCAAAGATGCTTTCTTTATCGTTGAGCCCAATAGCAAGCAGTTAGCCATGATCGCAGAGTGGATTGAGGAGAAGAAACTCGAGACCTTCGTCGGCGCGATCGTGCCACTAAAGCTGGCCTCAGACGCCTATCGCGGCGCGATCAAGAGCAACGGCGGTCATGGAAAGATCGTCGTTTCCGTTATCCCGGTGAGTGGCACCACAAACTGA
- the rplS gene encoding 50S ribosomal protein L19, whose product MSIHPIMQKLAAKLQRTDLPDFKAGDTIRVQVKIKEGEKERLQAFEGMVIALSHGPQASFTVRKMSFGQGVERIFPFNSKVVDKIEKVRSYEVRRSKLFYLRGLRGKAARLREVARSV is encoded by the coding sequence ATGTCGATTCATCCGATCATGCAGAAACTTGCTGCCAAGTTGCAGCGTACCGATCTTCCCGATTTCAAAGCAGGCGATACGATTCGCGTGCAGGTGAAGATCAAGGAAGGCGAGAAGGAGCGCTTGCAGGCGTTTGAGGGGATGGTCATTGCCCTCTCTCACGGACCCCAGGCCAGCTTCACCGTTCGCAAGATGAGCTTCGGCCAGGGTGTCGAGCGCATCTTCCCATTCAATTCCAAAGTGGTCGACAAGATTGAGAAGGTTCGGTCGTACGAAGTACGACGCTCCAAGCTCTTCTACCTCCGTGGTCTGCGCGGCAAAGCCGCCCGTCTGCGCGAAGTTGCTCGCTCGGTTTAG
- a CDS encoding ribonuclease HII, which produces MPKAKQLYGDGTTKSQMLRTLVCSDAPEQALRHLGYLVIAGVDEVGRGALCGPVVAAAVILPEEMGWLATKGLRDSKQLTREQREELDAEIRSVALAASIAAVDAETIDRVNIYQASRMAMQMAVDALTVRPDHLLIDAMRISDPCAQTRLIYGDSLSLSIAAASVVAKVYRDAMMRKFAEEHPQYGMESHKGYGTPEHRRALKEHGPTPLHRRSFAPVAEVDPEAALEMRMATSEILSEEIYEENEL; this is translated from the coding sequence ATGCCGAAGGCAAAGCAGCTCTACGGCGACGGAACGACCAAGAGTCAGATGCTGCGCACGCTTGTCTGCAGCGACGCTCCTGAACAGGCGTTACGGCATCTTGGCTATCTGGTCATTGCAGGCGTGGATGAGGTAGGGCGAGGCGCTCTCTGTGGGCCGGTTGTAGCTGCCGCCGTGATTCTGCCCGAGGAGATGGGCTGGCTGGCGACGAAGGGTCTCCGCGACTCCAAGCAGCTTACGCGTGAGCAGCGGGAAGAGCTTGATGCGGAGATTCGATCCGTTGCCCTGGCCGCAAGTATTGCGGCCGTCGACGCCGAGACCATCGACCGTGTGAACATCTACCAGGCTTCGCGCATGGCGATGCAGATGGCGGTAGACGCGCTGACCGTTCGGCCCGACCATCTGCTGATCGATGCCATGCGGATCAGCGATCCCTGCGCGCAGACAAGGCTGATCTATGGTGATTCGCTGAGTCTGTCGATCGCCGCCGCAAGCGTCGTGGCCAAGGTGTATCGCGATGCCATGATGCGCAAATTTGCCGAGGAGCATCCCCAATATGGGATGGAGTCTCATAAGGGATATGGCACGCCGGAGCATCGCAGAGCGTTGAAAGAGCACGGCCCCACTCCCCTGCATCGCAGAAGCTTTGCGCCCGTGGCCGAGGTGGATCCAGAGGCGGCGCTGGAGATGCGCATGGCCACAAGTGAAATCCTATCTGAAGAAATCTACGAGGAAAACGAACTTTGA
- a CDS encoding PIG-L deacetylase family protein, translating into MSKRLMCVIAHPDDECFAFGGALALAAREGVEIYVVCLTDGQAATNRGTATTSEELGKIRRVEFAASCDVLGVTKHELLDYQDGQLEFASFSETAGKLVQRIRSWKPQVVLTFGLDGAINTHADHTMVSCFTSAAFHWSARSKRYVGDEEPFAPQKLYHQSTSFILPDRDPLMPAPWTLSLDIREVQDVKVKAFHQHVSQLPVFDKVKPFWDEHGGEEYYLLAAAARPQVAAREQSMFDHVIL; encoded by the coding sequence TTGAGTAAGCGATTGATGTGCGTCATTGCCCATCCGGACGATGAGTGTTTTGCATTTGGCGGTGCGCTGGCCCTGGCCGCCCGTGAAGGCGTTGAAATCTACGTGGTCTGCCTTACGGATGGACAAGCCGCGACCAATCGCGGTACCGCCACCACCTCAGAAGAGCTTGGAAAGATCCGCCGTGTGGAGTTTGCAGCAAGCTGCGATGTATTGGGTGTTACGAAGCATGAACTGCTGGATTATCAGGATGGACAGCTTGAGTTTGCTTCCTTCTCGGAAACCGCGGGCAAGCTGGTCCAGAGGATCCGCTCATGGAAGCCGCAGGTCGTCCTAACGTTTGGCCTGGACGGCGCGATCAACACGCATGCGGACCACACCATGGTTTCGTGCTTTACCAGCGCGGCCTTCCACTGGTCGGCCCGGTCGAAACGATACGTTGGCGACGAAGAACCGTTTGCACCGCAGAAGCTCTATCACCAGAGCACGAGCTTTATTTTGCCCGATCGCGATCCGCTGATGCCCGCGCCCTGGACGCTGAGCCTCGATATTCGCGAGGTGCAGGACGTCAAGGTCAAAGCCTTTCATCAGCACGTTTCCCAGCTTCCCGTCTTCGACAAGGTGAAGCCGTTCTGGGACGAGCATGGTGGCGAAGAGTACTACCTTCTTGCCGCTGCCGCGCGACCACAGGTGGCCGCGCGCGAACAGAGCATGTTCGATCACGTCATTCTCTAA
- a CDS encoding DUF5054 domain-containing protein, translated as MNRRELLRTAALSAATLPARNFFAQTPASSEIKQVLVVFKCHLDVGFSDTQANVMRKYFEVYFPQAIALGAAQREQGKDPYTWTTGSWLLYEYLERSSPAQRKAVEAAIASRDLAWHALPFSWETETMDRTLIEGGLSFSEELDRRFGTKTTGSKMTDVPGHSRGLISPLAAHGVTFLDIGVNAASTPPDIADLSLWQDPTGAQIVLAYHRMDYGGTILVPGSTLAYSMQVRNDNSGPHTPEEIAAIYADLRKQFPNAEIKATSLTDVANAVAPFKSNLPVVKQEIGDTWIHGIASDPPKLAEYRALARLRQQWIQDGRFTIGDATDRRFLRRFLLAVEHTWGTDTKSYLDNDHYRPTAIVAADQQGLAGYARMETSWKEKRDDLTEAISTLPSVLQAQVTASLQKLDPIEPSSDGMHPVRIGEVIECPNFLLTFDATGAITRLQNRGSQKEWASPAHPLAVFTYQTLSLQEFTDFIALYIHSTADWAYKDFGKPNIDHFGAQTAEWHPRLRGLWTNKLPTARRILAELVIPQQPTIAAGTVLLENIAPPRQLFLELLLPDAEPTIQITLTSLSKQANRMPEAMWFSFNPIVPAGAQGWSMDKVNQTVKPDEVIRGGNRAMHAVTTGIRYDGADGTFNLSTLDAPLIAVGKRSPLNFSKDLPPMNAGFHVNLYNNAWGTNYPQWCGGDWVFRFNLSA; from the coding sequence ATGAACCGCCGCGAACTCCTGCGCACCGCTGCCCTTTCTGCCGCCACACTCCCAGCCCGCAACTTCTTCGCGCAGACGCCTGCTTCCTCTGAGATCAAGCAAGTTTTAGTCGTCTTCAAATGCCACCTCGACGTAGGCTTTAGCGATACGCAGGCCAATGTCATGCGGAAATATTTTGAGGTTTATTTTCCCCAGGCCATTGCTCTGGGCGCGGCTCAGCGCGAACAAGGGAAAGATCCTTACACCTGGACGACAGGCTCCTGGCTGCTCTATGAGTATCTTGAACGCTCCTCTCCTGCGCAGCGGAAGGCGGTGGAAGCAGCCATCGCAAGCCGCGACCTCGCATGGCATGCCCTTCCATTTTCCTGGGAGACGGAGACGATGGATCGCACGCTTATCGAAGGTGGCCTGAGCTTTTCCGAAGAACTAGACCGCCGCTTCGGAACAAAGACGACTGGCTCCAAGATGACGGATGTTCCCGGCCACTCGCGCGGCCTGATCTCTCCCTTGGCTGCGCACGGCGTGACCTTCCTGGATATCGGCGTGAACGCCGCCAGTACGCCTCCCGATATTGCAGACCTTTCGCTCTGGCAGGACCCAACCGGCGCGCAGATCGTCCTCGCCTATCACCGCATGGACTACGGCGGCACCATCCTCGTCCCTGGATCTACACTCGCGTACTCCATGCAGGTCCGGAATGACAACAGCGGTCCGCATACGCCCGAGGAGATCGCTGCGATCTACGCTGATCTTCGGAAGCAGTTTCCGAACGCGGAGATCAAAGCCACGTCCCTCACCGATGTGGCCAACGCCGTCGCGCCGTTCAAAAGCAACCTGCCTGTCGTCAAGCAGGAGATTGGGGATACGTGGATCCACGGCATCGCCAGCGACCCACCGAAGCTCGCAGAGTATCGCGCTCTGGCGCGGCTTCGCCAGCAGTGGATCCAGGATGGCCGGTTCACCATCGGTGATGCGACCGATCGCCGCTTCCTGCGTCGCTTCCTGCTCGCGGTCGAGCATACCTGGGGCACGGATACCAAGAGCTACCTCGATAACGACCACTACCGTCCCACGGCGATCGTTGCGGCGGACCAACAAGGGCTTGCCGGTTACGCGCGCATGGAGACAAGTTGGAAAGAGAAGCGCGACGATCTCACTGAAGCCATCAGCACTTTACCGTCCGTGCTCCAGGCCCAGGTCACGGCTTCTTTGCAGAAGCTTGATCCCATCGAGCCGTCTTCCGACGGTATGCATCCGGTGCGCATCGGCGAAGTCATCGAGTGTCCTAACTTCCTGCTCACCTTCGATGCGACCGGAGCCATCACGCGTCTGCAGAACCGCGGGTCGCAGAAAGAGTGGGCCTCGCCCGCGCATCCCCTTGCGGTCTTCACCTATCAGACCCTCTCTTTGCAGGAGTTCACAGACTTCATTGCGCTCTATATCCACTCCACTGCAGACTGGGCTTACAAGGACTTCGGCAAACCCAACATCGACCACTTTGGAGCACAGACCGCCGAGTGGCACCCGCGCCTTCGTGGCCTGTGGACGAACAAGCTTCCCACCGCGCGTCGCATTTTGGCGGAGCTGGTCATTCCGCAGCAGCCCACCATCGCCGCCGGAACGGTTCTGCTCGAAAACATCGCCCCACCCCGACAGCTCTTCCTGGAACTTCTCCTGCCCGATGCCGAACCGACGATCCAGATCACGCTCACGAGCCTCAGCAAGCAGGCCAATCGCATGCCTGAGGCGATGTGGTTCAGCTTCAACCCTATCGTTCCAGCGGGCGCGCAGGGATGGAGCATGGACAAGGTAAATCAGACCGTGAAGCCGGATGAAGTGATCCGTGGCGGTAACCGCGCCATGCATGCGGTGACCACAGGCATTCGCTACGACGGTGCGGATGGCACCTTCAACCTGAGCACACTGGATGCTCCACTCATCGCGGTTGGCAAGAGATCGCCGCTCAATTTCTCCAAAGATCTGCCGCCGATGAACGCGGGCTTCCACGTGAACCTGTACAACAACGCGTGGGGTACCAACTATCCGCAGTGGTGCGGCGGAGACTGGGTCTTCCGCTTCAACCTCAGCGCTTAG
- a CDS encoding IclR family transcriptional regulator domain-containing protein encodes MPTETKPAETATPLSTATVDPAKRITPAQSLEQYTGDPNFMTSLARGLAVIQAFSQQTRQMTISQLSVKTGLSRAAVRRCLYTLTKLGFAGAEDGQRYSLRPKMLTLSHTYTSSNNLSSAAQPILERMSAQLRESFSVATLDGDDIVYIARTTVNRMMSVDLHIGSRLPAYCTSMGRVLMAFQAPEDVERYLSRVILTPLTPRTVSSTEKLRMLLRNVRRNGYAVCDQEFEVGLRSLAVPVFSPAGKVVATVNLSGNAPRMPVMDMQTRYLPYLRAAANELSVFLR; translated from the coding sequence ATGCCAACGGAAACGAAGCCTGCCGAAACCGCCACGCCTTTGTCCACTGCGACCGTTGATCCGGCAAAACGGATCACACCGGCCCAGTCTCTAGAGCAATACACGGGCGATCCGAACTTCATGACCTCTCTTGCACGCGGCCTCGCTGTCATCCAGGCCTTCTCGCAGCAGACCCGCCAGATGACCATCTCTCAATTGAGTGTCAAAACGGGTCTTTCGCGGGCGGCCGTTCGCCGCTGCCTCTATACCCTAACGAAGCTCGGCTTCGCGGGCGCGGAAGATGGGCAACGCTACTCTCTGCGGCCGAAGATGCTGACCCTGAGCCATACCTATACTTCGAGCAACAATCTTTCGAGTGCGGCGCAGCCTATCCTTGAGCGCATGAGCGCGCAGCTGCGCGAAAGCTTTTCCGTGGCTACGCTGGATGGTGACGACATCGTCTACATCGCCAGAACGACCGTGAATCGCATGATGAGCGTCGATCTGCACATTGGTTCGCGTCTTCCAGCGTACTGCACCTCCATGGGACGGGTGCTGATGGCCTTTCAGGCCCCCGAAGATGTGGAGCGGTATCTCTCGCGCGTGATCCTGACGCCGCTGACTCCCCGGACGGTCAGCTCCACAGAAAAGCTACGGATGCTCCTGCGTAATGTGCGGCGGAACGGATACGCTGTCTGCGACCAGGAGTTCGAGGTCGGACTTCGATCGCTCGCCGTGCCGGTTTTTTCACCTGCTGGAAAGGTTGTTGCCACGGTGAACCTGAGTGGTAACGCTCCACGCATGCCTGTAATGGACATGCAGACCCGTTACCTACCCTATCTGCGCGCGGCAGCCAATGAGTTAAGCGTCTTTTTGCGTTAG